A single window of Nicotiana sylvestris chromosome 3, ASM39365v2, whole genome shotgun sequence DNA harbors:
- the LOC138887015 gene encoding uncharacterized protein, with amino-acid sequence MNAQALADHLPENPVDDEYQPLSTYFPDKEVNSIEVISENVNAWKMFFDGAVNAKGVRIGAILISPTGQHYLASSRLQFFYTNNTAEYEACIMGVNMAIDQDVKELVIKGDSELIIQQAHGEWETRDVKLILYRQHMEDLSKSFKYVEFRYIPRFNNELADALAILASMLPYPGNVHIDLLEIKI; translated from the coding sequence ATGAATGCTCAAGCTCTAGCGGATCACCTACCTGAAAAccctgttgatgatgaatatcagcctttgagtacttactttccggATAAGGAAGTAAATTCAATTGAGGTAATTTCGGAAAACgtcaatgcttggaaaatgttcttcgacggagcggtaaacgcaaaaggtgtcaggattggggcaatcttgatctcacccactggtcagcactatctaGCTTCATCCCGACTTCAGTTTTTCTACACtaacaacactgccgagtatgaagcctgcattatgggtgtGAATATGGCAATTGACCAAGATGTGAAAGAATTGGTAATTAAGGGAGATTCAGAACTAATTATCCAACAGGCTCatggagaatgggaaactcgggatgtcaagcttatatTATACAGGCAACATATGGAAGATCTTAGTAAATCGTTCAAATATGTCGAGTTCAGATATATCCCTCGGTTTAACAATGAGCTAGCCGATGCACTCGCTATCTTGGCCTCGATGTTGCCGTATCCAGGCAATGTCCACATTGACCTATTGGAAATTAAAATTTGA